The Xiphophorus hellerii strain 12219 chromosome 22, Xiphophorus_hellerii-4.1, whole genome shotgun sequence genome has a window encoding:
- the lrrc73 gene encoding leucine-rich repeat-containing protein 73, whose product MLAASIQVSGEPLSAVEVQDICDRLREDGVRLLSVRGCRLSDRDFGWLCRGVAASRCLAQLNLNLGVVSSIGRARHLADALTANRSLQTLFLHGSPLLDAGLEALNPALAAHPALVCLDLGDCLLGDAALALICGMLPPDGAKSGLRELTLSANPRISTKAWARFSVAVAHSSQLRVLNLDYNPLGDQIAAMLAVAVASSRTLEVLDLEGTGLTNQSAQVFLDMVENYPTCLRVLVLAENEVSPELQQQISDLLSEGEEDGREAPPPAGHAPSSALQPIREKPLPWLPYSNSSPPTVVLTSGVGESLLAETEI is encoded by the exons ATGCTGGCGGCCTCCATCCAGGTCAGCGGGGAGCCGCTGTCGGCGGTCGAGGTTCAGGATATCTGCGACCGGCTGAGGGAGGACGGGGTCCGGCTGCTCTCGGTCCGCGGCTGCCGGCTGTCGGACCGGGACTTCGGGTGGCTCTGCCGCGGCGTGGCCGCCTCTCGCTGCCTGGCGCAGCTCAACCTCAATCTGGGCGTGGTCTCCAGCATCGGCCGCGCGCGCCACCTGGCGGACGCCTTGACGGCCAACCGCTCCCTGCAGACGCTGTT CCTCCACGGCAGCCCCCTGCTGGACGCTGGCCTGGAGGCCCTGAACCCGGCGCTGGCCGCCCACCCGGCGCTGGTCTGCCTGGACCTGGGCGACTGCCTGCTGGGGGACGCGGCGCTGGCGCTGATCTGCGGGATGCTGCCTCCGGACGGAGCCAAATCAG gtctcaggGAGCTGACTCTCAGCGCCAACCCGCGGATCAGCACCAAGGCCTGGGCCCGGTTCTCGGTGGCGGTGGCTCACAGCTCCCAGCTCCGGGTCCTCAACCTGGACTACAACCCACTGG GGGACCAGATTGCGGCCATGCTAGCGGTTGCCGTGGCGTCCAGTAGAACCCTGGAGGTTCTGGACCTGGAGGGAACCGGACTGACCAACCAGTCGGCGCAg gtGTTCCTGGACATGGTGGAGAATTACCCCACCTGCCttcgggttctggttctggccgAGAACGAAGTGAGTccggagctgcagcagcagatcagcGACTTGCTGTCTGAAGGGGAGGAGGACGGCAgggaggctccgccccctgcagGCCACGCCCCCAGCAGCGccctgcagccaatcagagagaaGCCACTCCCCTGGCTCCCCTACAGCA ACTCCAGTCCGCCCACGGTCGTGCTGACGTCAGGAGTAGGCGAGAGCCTATTGGCTGAAACTGAAATATGA
- the mea1 gene encoding LOW QUALITY PROTEIN: male-enhanced antigen 1 (The sequence of the model RefSeq protein was modified relative to this genomic sequence to represent the inferred CDS: deleted 1 base in 1 codon): MDLIRTWRISITSPEPQLTSEPNRSEPIREQDQLIDPLIGSPLNQSINMRSISSRAERAHGHALMSSFHGSAASQSRFGSNGTASIRTGSDSDPGGKGGLGLLQPGSNAVGRAEGVRAPGVFLQGCVSWMEVCRSAMGPERVLPSSEDELGEDERPVDGAVLPGGEDGVEEEEEESGGYYYQPLNQDPDGPGEPEEEDRGDTSHSEQLQHRIEVMGLHLPEAPPPDSDEEEDPEGAAAQRSRASIPMDPAHVELVKRTMAGVALPSLGVPPWAQQISDAQWSDLVQNALQERQSSAGLRMLRRNHVP, translated from the exons ATGGACCtgatcagaacctggaggaTATCAATAACGTCTCCAGAACCTCAGCTGACCTCAGAACCGAACCGTTCcgagccaatcagagagcaggaCCAGCTAATCGaccctctgattggctctccGCTCAATCAGTCAATTAACATGAGATCGATCAGCTCACGCGCGGAGCGGGCACACGGTCACGCGCTGATGTCATCATTCCACGGTTCCGCCGCAAGCCAGAGCAGGTTCGGCTCCAACGGGACGGCGAGcatcagaaccggttctgattcCGACCCGGGCGGTAAGGGAGGCCTGGGGCTCCTGCAGCCGGGCAGCAACGCTGTTGGTCGGGCAGAGGGAGTCCGGGCG CCCGGTGTGTTCCTGCAG GGCTGCGTCTCGTGGATGGAAGTGTGCCGCTCAGCGATGGGACCAGAGAGAGTGCTGCCGAGCTCAGAGGACGAGCTGGGGGAGGACGAGCGTCCGGTGGACGGGGCGGTGCTGCCTGGGGGGGAGGACGgagtggaggaagaggaggaggagagcggCGGGTACTACTACCAGCCTCTGAACCAGGACCCGGACGGACCCGGGGAGCCGGAGGAGGAGGACAGGGGGGACACGTCCCACTcggagcagctgcagcacagGATAGAG GTGATGGGTCTGCACCTAcctgaagctccgcccccaGACAGCGACGAGGAGGAGGACCCGGAGGGGGCGGCGGCGCAGAGGAGCCGAGCGTCCATCCCCATGGATCCAG CCCATGTGGAGCTGGTGAAGAGGACGATGGCGGGCGTGGCGCTGCCCTCGCTCGGCGTGCCGCCCTGGGCGCAGCAGATCTCCGACGCCCAGTGGAGCGATCTGGTCCAGAACGCGCTGCAGGAGCGCCAGAGTTCTGCCGGGCTGCGGATGCTGCGCCGGAACCACGTCCCCTGA
- the LOC116712909 gene encoding serine/threonine-protein phosphatase 2A 56 kDa regulatory subunit delta isoform-like isoform X2: MPNKPKKEKESSKSSKGSKNSSSVKDGGPENPEEVQQQQQSGNKRASCSTPPPPTQLNKIKYSGGPTLLKKERRQSSTRFSLTKNRELQKLPALKDAPPPEREDLFVQKLRQCCVLFDFISDPLSDLKYKEVKRAGLNEMVEYITHNSEVVTESIYPEAVVMFSINVFRTLPPSSNPTGAEFDPEEDEPTLEAAWPHLQLVYEFFLRFLESPDFQPNVAKKYIDQKFVLSLLELFDSEDPRERDFLKTILHRIYGKFLGLRAYIRRQINNIFYRFIYETEHHNGIAELLEILGSIINGFALPLKEEHKMFLIRVLLPLHKVKSLSVYHPQLAYCVVQFLEKDSSLTEPVIVGLLKFWPKTHSPKEVMFLNELEEILDVIEPAEFVKVQEPLFRQLAKCVSSPHFQVAERALYYWNNEYIMSLISDNAAKILPIMFPALYKNSKSHWNKTIHGLIYNALKLFMEMNQKLFDDCTQHYKAEKQKEKYKLKERDEVWMKIEDLARQNPQSNKLHPLRPGLQPQEEFLMFSDGGLAFISMETETPTAEDIQLLKKTVETEASQGAKELQKDKVLMRRKSELPQDVYTIRALEAHQRAEEFLTANQEAL; the protein is encoded by the exons ATGCCGAACAAGCCGAAGAAGGAGAAG gaaTCCAGCAAATCTTCCAAAGGCtccaagaacagcagcagcgtGAAGGACGGCgggccggagaacccggaggaGGTG cagcagcagcagcagagcggcAACAAGCGCGCCAGCTGCAGCACGCCGCCGCCGCCAACGCAGCTCAACAAGATCAAATACTCCGGCGGCCCGACGCTGCTGAAGAAGGAGCGGCGCCAGAGCTCGACCCGGTTCAGCCTCACCAAGAACCGCGAGCTGCAGAAGCTGCCCGCCCTGAAAG ATGCCCCGCCCCCGGAGCGAGAGGATCTGTTCGTGCAGAAGCTGCGGCAGTGCTGCGTTCTGTTCGACTTCATCAGCGACCCGCTCAGCGACCTCAAGTACAAGGAGGTCAAGAGGGCGGGGCTTAACGAGATGGTGGAGTACATCACGCACAACAGCGAGGTGGTGACCGAGAGCATCTACCCCGAGGCCGTCGTCATG TTTTCCATAAACGTGTTCCGGACTCTTCCTCCGTCCTCCAACCCGACCGGCGCCGAGTTCGACCCGGAGGAAGACGAGCCCACGCTGGAGGCAGCCTGGCCTCACCTGCAG CTGGTGTACGAGTTCTTCCTCCGCTTCCTGGAGTCTCCGGACTTCCAGCCCAACGTCGCCAAGAAGTACATCGACCAGAAGTTCGTTCTGTCG ctgctggagctgTTTGACAGTGAGGATCCCAGAGAGCGAGACTTCCTGAAAACGATCCTCCACCGGATCTACGGAAAGTTCCTGGGTCTGCGCGCCTACATCCGCCGGCAGATCAACAACATCTTCTACAG GTTCATATATGAGACGGAGCATCACAACGGCATCGCTGAGCTGCTGGAGATCCTGGgcag CATCATCAACGGCTTCGCTCTGCCTCTGAAGGAagaacacaaaatgtttctgatccGGGTTCTGCTGCCGCTCCACAAGGTCAAGTCTCTGAGTGTGTACCACCCTCAG TTGGCTTACTGTGTGGTCCAGTTCCTGGAGAAGGACAGCAGCCTGACGGAGCCG GTGATCGTGGGCCTGCTGAAGTTCTGGCCCAAAACCCACAGTCCGAAGGAGGTGATGTTCCTGAACGAGCTGGAGGAGATCCTGGACGTCATCGAGCCGGCCGAGTTCGTCAAGGTGCAGGAGCCGCTCTTCAGGCAGCTGGCCAAGTGTGTGTCCAGCCCGCACTTCCAg GTGGCAGAGAGAGCTCTGTACTACTGGAACAACGAGTACATCATGAGTCTGATCAGCGACAACGCCGCCAAGATTCTCCCCATCATGTTCCCCGCGCTCTACAAGAACTCCAAGAGCCACTGGAACAA gacGATCCACGGTCTGATCTATAACGCTCTGAAGCTTTTCATGGAGATGAACCAGAAGCTGTTTGACGACTGCACCCAGCACTACAAGGCCGAGAAGCAGAA GGAGAAATACAAGCTGAAGGAGCGGGACGAAGTCTGGATGAAGATCGAGGATCTGGCCCGGCAGAACCCACAG AGCAATAAGCTCCACCCCCTGCGTCCTGGACTCCAGCCACAGGAAGAG TTCCTGATGTTCAGCGATGGCGGTCTGGCCTTCATCTCCATGGAGACGGAAACTCCGACAGCGGAGGACATCCAGCTGCTGAAGAAGACGGTGGAGACGGAGGCGTCACAG GGGGCGAAGGAGCTGCAGAAGGACAAGGTGCTGATGCGCAGGAAGTCGGAGCTGCCGCAGGACGTTTACACCATCAGAGCTCTGGAGGCTCACCAGCGGGCCGAGGAGTTCCTCACAGCCAATCAGGAGGCGCTCTGA
- the LOC116712909 gene encoding serine/threonine-protein phosphatase 2A 56 kDa regulatory subunit delta isoform-like isoform X1 encodes MPNKPKKEKESSKSSKGSKNSSSVKDGGPENPEEVQQQQQQQQSGNKRASCSTPPPPTQLNKIKYSGGPTLLKKERRQSSTRFSLTKNRELQKLPALKDAPPPEREDLFVQKLRQCCVLFDFISDPLSDLKYKEVKRAGLNEMVEYITHNSEVVTESIYPEAVVMFSINVFRTLPPSSNPTGAEFDPEEDEPTLEAAWPHLQLVYEFFLRFLESPDFQPNVAKKYIDQKFVLSLLELFDSEDPRERDFLKTILHRIYGKFLGLRAYIRRQINNIFYRFIYETEHHNGIAELLEILGSIINGFALPLKEEHKMFLIRVLLPLHKVKSLSVYHPQLAYCVVQFLEKDSSLTEPVIVGLLKFWPKTHSPKEVMFLNELEEILDVIEPAEFVKVQEPLFRQLAKCVSSPHFQVAERALYYWNNEYIMSLISDNAAKILPIMFPALYKNSKSHWNKTIHGLIYNALKLFMEMNQKLFDDCTQHYKAEKQKEKYKLKERDEVWMKIEDLARQNPQSNKLHPLRPGLQPQEEFLMFSDGGLAFISMETETPTAEDIQLLKKTVETEASQGAKELQKDKVLMRRKSELPQDVYTIRALEAHQRAEEFLTANQEAL; translated from the exons ATGCCGAACAAGCCGAAGAAGGAGAAG gaaTCCAGCAAATCTTCCAAAGGCtccaagaacagcagcagcgtGAAGGACGGCgggccggagaacccggaggaG gtgcagcagcagcagcagcagcagcagagcggcAACAAGCGCGCCAGCTGCAGCACGCCGCCGCCGCCAACGCAGCTCAACAAGATCAAATACTCCGGCGGCCCGACGCTGCTGAAGAAGGAGCGGCGCCAGAGCTCGACCCGGTTCAGCCTCACCAAGAACCGCGAGCTGCAGAAGCTGCCCGCCCTGAAAG ATGCCCCGCCCCCGGAGCGAGAGGATCTGTTCGTGCAGAAGCTGCGGCAGTGCTGCGTTCTGTTCGACTTCATCAGCGACCCGCTCAGCGACCTCAAGTACAAGGAGGTCAAGAGGGCGGGGCTTAACGAGATGGTGGAGTACATCACGCACAACAGCGAGGTGGTGACCGAGAGCATCTACCCCGAGGCCGTCGTCATG TTTTCCATAAACGTGTTCCGGACTCTTCCTCCGTCCTCCAACCCGACCGGCGCCGAGTTCGACCCGGAGGAAGACGAGCCCACGCTGGAGGCAGCCTGGCCTCACCTGCAG CTGGTGTACGAGTTCTTCCTCCGCTTCCTGGAGTCTCCGGACTTCCAGCCCAACGTCGCCAAGAAGTACATCGACCAGAAGTTCGTTCTGTCG ctgctggagctgTTTGACAGTGAGGATCCCAGAGAGCGAGACTTCCTGAAAACGATCCTCCACCGGATCTACGGAAAGTTCCTGGGTCTGCGCGCCTACATCCGCCGGCAGATCAACAACATCTTCTACAG GTTCATATATGAGACGGAGCATCACAACGGCATCGCTGAGCTGCTGGAGATCCTGGgcag CATCATCAACGGCTTCGCTCTGCCTCTGAAGGAagaacacaaaatgtttctgatccGGGTTCTGCTGCCGCTCCACAAGGTCAAGTCTCTGAGTGTGTACCACCCTCAG TTGGCTTACTGTGTGGTCCAGTTCCTGGAGAAGGACAGCAGCCTGACGGAGCCG GTGATCGTGGGCCTGCTGAAGTTCTGGCCCAAAACCCACAGTCCGAAGGAGGTGATGTTCCTGAACGAGCTGGAGGAGATCCTGGACGTCATCGAGCCGGCCGAGTTCGTCAAGGTGCAGGAGCCGCTCTTCAGGCAGCTGGCCAAGTGTGTGTCCAGCCCGCACTTCCAg GTGGCAGAGAGAGCTCTGTACTACTGGAACAACGAGTACATCATGAGTCTGATCAGCGACAACGCCGCCAAGATTCTCCCCATCATGTTCCCCGCGCTCTACAAGAACTCCAAGAGCCACTGGAACAA gacGATCCACGGTCTGATCTATAACGCTCTGAAGCTTTTCATGGAGATGAACCAGAAGCTGTTTGACGACTGCACCCAGCACTACAAGGCCGAGAAGCAGAA GGAGAAATACAAGCTGAAGGAGCGGGACGAAGTCTGGATGAAGATCGAGGATCTGGCCCGGCAGAACCCACAG AGCAATAAGCTCCACCCCCTGCGTCCTGGACTCCAGCCACAGGAAGAG TTCCTGATGTTCAGCGATGGCGGTCTGGCCTTCATCTCCATGGAGACGGAAACTCCGACAGCGGAGGACATCCAGCTGCTGAAGAAGACGGTGGAGACGGAGGCGTCACAG GGGGCGAAGGAGCTGCAGAAGGACAAGGTGCTGATGCGCAGGAAGTCGGAGCTGCCGCAGGACGTTTACACCATCAGAGCTCTGGAGGCTCACCAGCGGGCCGAGGAGTTCCTCACAGCCAATCAGGAGGCGCTCTGA